A part of Methanothermobacter thermautotrophicus genomic DNA contains:
- a CDS encoding YbhB/YbcL family Raf kinase inhibitor-like protein: protein MNLKTRAFNDRGRIPSRYTCDGENISPPLSWDGVPGEAKSLALICEDPDAPSRVWTHWVIFNIPPDSSGLEENVPDAGRLPDGSVQGYNDSGTIGYRGPCPPSGVHRYFFRLYALDTVLDLEPGASKEDVLDAMEGHVLSEAELVGLYRRG from the coding sequence ATGAACCTCAAGACCCGTGCATTCAATGACCGTGGAAGGATACCCTCAAGGTACACCTGTGATGGCGAAAACATTTCCCCGCCCCTATCCTGGGATGGGGTTCCAGGGGAGGCGAAGTCCCTTGCACTGATATGTGAAGACCCGGACGCGCCCTCCAGGGTCTGGACCCACTGGGTCATATTCAACATCCCCCCTGACTCCAGTGGCCTGGAGGAGAACGTCCCTGATGCTGGGAGGCTACCTGATGGTTCAGTCCAGGGATACAATGATTCAGGGACCATTGGATACAGGGGACCGTGCCCTCCTTCAGGTGTTCACAGGTACTTCTTCAGGCTGTATGCCCTTGACACCGTCCTTGACCTGGAACCCGGAGCCAGTAAGGAGGATGTCCTTGATGCCATGGAGGGCCACGTCCTCAGTGAGGCCGAACTCGTAGGACTCTACCGGCGTGGTTGA
- a CDS encoding PadR family transcriptional regulator, giving the protein MSSVCERFERELRRGAIQLAVICLLENERYGYEIVKELKESGFRVEEGTLYPLLRRLEGEGILTSRWNTDDKRPRKYYKVTDYGKKVREKWLELFRSINRSLEDLTEVDQ; this is encoded by the coding sequence ATGAGCAGTGTCTGTGAAAGATTTGAAAGGGAGCTGAGGCGCGGTGCAATACAGCTTGCAGTGATCTGTCTCCTTGAAAACGAGAGATACGGGTATGAAATTGTCAAAGAACTCAAAGAATCAGGATTTCGCGTCGAGGAAGGGACCCTCTACCCCCTCCTGAGAAGACTTGAAGGGGAGGGAATCCTCACAAGCAGATGGAATACAGATGATAAAAGACCAAGAAAATACTACAAAGTGACAGATTATGGTAAGAAAGTCAGAGAGAAGTGGCTTGAACTCTTCAGATCAATAAACAGGTCCCTTGAAGACCTCACGGAGGTTGATCAATGA
- a CDS encoding HEAT repeat domain-containing protein, whose product MAPVSSEMRALDGLKDDLDPENLEKYEDALKKITGYLKDSSDPWVRARAAYYLGETGDAATIYSLLKALSDPDEGVRKSARSALKKIKIAQRDLKENYETLICWRDFFKPKKIHTPEGHFVVCRVCGHSKFLEKGIKEVIGIVGDKNYPYRQEDRLFISMWDEESKRARNADIDVLWVTDSGDIDYGWALNAVYQRLKNDVTRAKPLSEIPVIIKGTPRITREEIEILQNFGEIRNEV is encoded by the coding sequence ATGGCCCCCGTCAGCAGCGAGATGAGGGCGCTTGATGGTCTTAAGGATGATCTTGACCCTGAAAACCTGGAAAAATATGAGGATGCCCTGAAAAAAATTACCGGCTATCTCAAAGACTCATCTGATCCCTGGGTACGGGCAAGGGCAGCATATTACCTTGGAGAAACAGGTGACGCGGCAACCATCTATTCCCTGCTAAAGGCCCTCAGTGACCCTGACGAGGGGGTCAGAAAATCCGCGCGAAGTGCCCTTAAAAAAATAAAGATTGCCCAGAGAGACCTGAAGGAAAACTATGAGACACTTATATGCTGGAGGGACTTCTTCAAACCCAAAAAGATCCACACACCTGAGGGCCATTTTGTAGTTTGCCGTGTCTGCGGCCACTCAAAATTCCTGGAAAAGGGGATAAAAGAGGTTATAGGTATAGTGGGAGATAAGAACTATCCTTACAGACAGGAAGACAGGTTATTCATCAGCATGTGGGACGAGGAATCTAAGAGGGCGAGAAATGCTGACATAGACGTCCTCTGGGTCACTGATTCCGGGGATATAGACTATGGGTGGGCCCTAAACGCGGTGTACCAGAGACTCAAAAACGATGTGACAAGGGCAAAACCCCTCAGCGAGATCCCCGTGATAATAAAGGGAACTCCCAGGATAACCAGGGAAGAAATTGAAATCCTCCAGAACTTTGGAGAAATAAGAAATGAAGTCTGA
- a CDS encoding 4Fe-4S binding protein: MKVKEWCMFCGECAGVCPRNLIEVRETSLKFREDQCRECNICIQVCPVRALER; encoded by the coding sequence ATGAAGGTGAAGGAATGGTGTATGTTCTGTGGGGAATGTGCAGGTGTATGCCCACGGAACCTCATAGAGGTTAGGGAGACATCCCTCAAATTCAGAGAGGATCAGTGCAGGGAATGCAACATATGCATACAGGTATGCCCGGTCAGGGCCCTTGAGAGGTGA
- a CDS encoding acyltransferase, with protein sequence MPNIKSLLFGDQEDEWGYKRESENIIVGYGYKKFSKPPVIGKNPLLRSNTVIYNDVTIGDNLRTGHNVLIREKTTIGDDVLIGTNTVIEGHSRIGSNVSIQSNVYLPKNSYIEDNVFIGPCACFTNDRYPIRVKYKLRGPIIRQGASIGANSTFLSRIEVGEGAMVAAGAVVTRNVPPWSLAIGAPARIKALPAKLRVPNNI encoded by the coding sequence ATGCCAAACATAAAAAGTCTTCTTTTTGGTGACCAGGAAGATGAATGGGGTTATAAAAGGGAAAGTGAGAACATAATTGTGGGTTATGGCTATAAGAAGTTCAGCAAACCCCCTGTTATAGGTAAGAACCCCCTGCTCCGCTCAAACACCGTCATATACAATGATGTCACCATCGGTGATAACCTCAGAACAGGGCACAATGTCCTCATAAGGGAGAAGACAACCATAGGCGATGATGTCCTCATAGGTACCAACACCGTCATCGAGGGCCACTCCAGGATAGGGAGCAATGTTAGCATACAGTCTAATGTTTACCTGCCCAAGAACAGCTACATAGAGGACAACGTGTTCATAGGTCCCTGCGCATGCTTCACCAATGACCGCTACCCCATAAGGGTCAAGTACAAGCTGAGGGGACCAATAATAAGGCAGGGAGCATCCATAGGTGCCAACTCAACCTTCCTTTCAAGGATTGAGGTTGGTGAGGGTGCCATGGTGGCTGCTGGCGCGGTTGTAACAAGGAACGTCCCGCCATGGTCCCTTGCAATAGGGGCACCGGCACGTATAAAGGCCCTCCCAGCGAAGCTGAGGGTTCCCAATAACATCTGA
- a CDS encoding UbiA family prenyltransferase: MLRALLRSTRMSWGAKNIHMYLLALTYASATDPLRFLTGLILVTLLWGALYSLNDLTDIDDDRKDRMKRKRPFIENHVDPRGVLFFVGLLLVASLAGAYLLDRLFCLILFLMVLNQFLYTLPPVRLKDTVLAPLASTATNTVLRLASAAVLLGGILVVPAPVYVLMYLAGMGTYLMYKEMRGLTTVVSVTFCILLAISYLSGYISMLQIILVIVPPFIAAVPLYLSNFMERERMVEVADVIYHRVLVAIYIVCILVLLFMR, encoded by the coding sequence ATGCTGAGGGCACTGCTTCGTTCAACAAGGATGAGCTGGGGCGCCAAGAACATCCACATGTACCTCCTTGCCCTCACCTATGCATCGGCTACGGATCCCCTGAGGTTCCTCACGGGTCTGATTCTCGTAACCCTCCTTTGGGGAGCCCTCTACTCACTGAATGACCTCACCGACATTGATGATGATAGAAAGGACAGGATGAAAAGGAAGAGGCCATTCATAGAGAACCATGTGGATCCCCGCGGTGTACTTTTCTTTGTGGGCCTCCTCCTGGTGGCGTCTCTTGCCGGTGCCTACCTCCTGGACCGCTTATTCTGTCTGATCCTCTTCCTGATGGTCCTGAACCAGTTCCTCTACACACTGCCACCTGTAAGGCTTAAAGACACTGTCCTTGCACCCCTTGCAAGTACTGCCACTAACACTGTCCTGAGGCTTGCATCTGCGGCTGTACTACTGGGGGGTATCCTGGTGGTGCCTGCACCGGTATATGTGCTCATGTACCTGGCGGGCATGGGGACATACCTCATGTACAAGGAGATGCGTGGCTTAACAACTGTGGTATCAGTAACATTCTGCATTTTACTCGCCATATCCTACCTCTCGGGGTACATCAGCATGCTGCAGATCATCCTGGTCATAGTACCACCCTTCATTGCAGCGGTACCCCTCTACCTTTCAAACTTCATGGAGAGGGAGCGCATGGTTGAGGTGGCCGATGTGATCTACCACAGGGTTCTTGTGGCCATCTACATCGTCTGCATCCTGGTACTCCTGTTCATGAGGTGA
- a CDS encoding Coenzyme F420 hydrogenase/dehydrogenase, beta subunit C-terminal domain has product MNKLDEFIADVTRRMPPEEREEVARELETHILDSAEAIAASRKTSVNDEVIREAISRMGSPEKLARMYPPTRKWKLEGIVEGGICARCGTCAVICPNNILRFNGRPELKDECLRNGHGMCFEVCPRVSSGKYQIGIRENFREDILHGRGAARGQDGGVVTSFLRYLLENDRIDGAIVVGHEKWKPVSMVVQSADDLEGTSGSKYSISTLEALKTASELGIERVAIVALPCQINGLRKLQYFPYLAKHDPELGRAGKPVKLPEIRYLIGLFCTEKFEYTDLRDALMDEGIDISDVKKFDIRRGEMVVHVDGGQHTIELSRIGLCEGCRLCRDFDAELADVSIGSAGSPDGYSTVIIRTDRGAEIREALDLVEGADQEAIERLRKLKLRRFRRELEKRRERGDYISFYWTSDYPGVSERADGTYFIRIRAHPAGWYRPDEIRDIISVAEKYGAEIKITNRGSYELHRIVGFDVEDAVSELNSAGLLTGSEGPLVRATLACPGKENCGSGIIDTGEICTAIEERFRERPAPYKFKIAVSGCPNKCMRPQIHDIGVVGVEFPQTSEDLCNGCGRCEEVCKVEAVSVRGETSYTSYELCVGCGKCIKSCPHSAREVKDEGYVVYIGGKAGRELREGLSMRMDDSDEILNCIDAVLDVYGRRADKPQRERLAATMKRLGENEFMSEVMEVLKKKKGEGSGYPDTTE; this is encoded by the coding sequence ATGAATAAACTTGATGAATTCATAGCAGATGTAACCAGAAGGATGCCCCCCGAGGAGAGGGAGGAAGTTGCACGTGAACTGGAAACCCATATACTTGACAGCGCAGAGGCAATAGCAGCCAGCAGAAAAACCAGTGTGAATGATGAGGTGATCAGGGAGGCCATCTCACGTATGGGATCCCCGGAGAAACTCGCCAGAATGTACCCCCCTACCAGGAAATGGAAACTTGAGGGAATCGTCGAGGGTGGAATCTGTGCAAGGTGCGGGACCTGTGCAGTGATATGCCCCAACAACATCCTGAGATTCAATGGCAGGCCAGAACTAAAAGATGAATGCCTGAGAAATGGTCACGGGATGTGCTTCGAGGTATGCCCCAGGGTCTCATCAGGCAAATACCAGATAGGGATACGGGAAAACTTCAGGGAGGATATCCTCCATGGCAGGGGCGCTGCCAGGGGACAGGATGGTGGAGTGGTAACCTCCTTCCTCAGGTACCTCCTGGAGAATGACAGGATAGACGGAGCCATAGTCGTGGGCCATGAAAAATGGAAACCGGTGTCCATGGTCGTCCAGAGCGCAGATGACCTCGAAGGAACAAGCGGTTCAAAGTACAGCATATCAACCCTTGAAGCACTTAAAACAGCTTCAGAACTGGGCATTGAGAGGGTGGCGATTGTTGCGCTGCCATGCCAGATAAATGGACTGCGCAAGCTCCAGTACTTCCCCTACCTTGCAAAGCATGACCCTGAACTTGGAAGGGCCGGTAAACCCGTGAAACTCCCTGAGATAAGGTACCTCATAGGCCTCTTCTGCACAGAGAAATTCGAGTACACTGACCTTCGGGATGCACTCATGGATGAGGGCATCGATATCAGCGACGTCAAAAAGTTCGACATCAGGAGGGGTGAAATGGTTGTCCATGTAGATGGAGGCCAACATACCATCGAACTCAGCAGGATAGGGCTCTGTGAGGGCTGCAGGCTCTGCAGGGACTTCGACGCTGAACTTGCAGACGTCTCCATAGGCTCCGCCGGAAGCCCCGATGGATACTCAACGGTCATAATAAGGACAGATAGGGGTGCTGAGATCAGGGAGGCCCTGGATCTTGTGGAGGGGGCCGACCAGGAGGCCATAGAGAGGCTCAGGAAGCTGAAGCTCAGAAGATTCAGAAGGGAACTCGAGAAGAGAAGAGAAAGGGGTGACTACATATCATTCTACTGGACCTCAGATTACCCGGGTGTCTCAGAGAGGGCTGATGGAACCTACTTCATAAGGATAAGGGCACACCCCGCCGGATGGTACAGGCCCGACGAGATCAGGGACATCATCAGTGTGGCAGAGAAATACGGTGCAGAGATCAAGATCACCAACAGGGGCTCCTATGAACTTCACAGGATAGTTGGCTTTGATGTTGAGGACGCAGTCAGTGAACTGAACTCCGCCGGTCTCCTCACGGGTTCAGAGGGCCCCCTTGTAAGGGCGACCCTCGCATGTCCAGGTAAGGAGAACTGTGGAAGCGGGATCATAGACACCGGGGAGATCTGCACCGCAATCGAGGAGAGGTTCAGGGAGAGACCCGCCCCCTACAAATTCAAGATAGCTGTAAGCGGATGCCCGAACAAGTGCATGAGGCCCCAGATACATGACATTGGAGTGGTGGGTGTTGAATTCCCCCAGACCTCCGAGGATCTCTGCAATGGCTGCGGAAGATGTGAGGAGGTCTGCAAGGTTGAGGCAGTCAGTGTGAGGGGTGAGACGTCCTACACCAGCTATGAACTCTGTGTGGGCTGCGGGAAGTGCATAAAATCATGCCCCCACAGTGCAAGGGAGGTTAAGGATGAGGGCTACGTGGTCTACATCGGAGGTAAAGCAGGGAGAGAACTCAGGGAGGGTCTCAGCATGCGCATGGATGATTCAGATGAAATACTCAACTGCATAGACGCCGTCCTGGATGTATATGGGAGACGGGCGGATAAGCCCCAGAGGGAGAGGCTTGCAGCCACCATGAAACGTCTGGGGGAGAATGAATTCATGTCAGAGGTCATGGAGGTACTTAAAAAGAAAAAGGGTGAGGGTTCAGGTTATCCTGACACCACTGAGTAA
- a CDS encoding ATP-binding protein — MDYKVNSADDNNIFIETEPYRCLLGAISSMKDVRGEILHVVGAPGTGKSANIYRAISEADLHVYEVPCNLESADLSADDVLHQLADGMKEELDADTVTDIYRRFTEFDAVLFADRFHDSHEFSSFTGFSQWTARGSLEPLRFYFKCIVEYLRNRRILSEVNIIFQTAWRFYFRGKKYDLFTDIPVISSLLFHTLSIPFRAIKIDYTREETLNIIRAHLDADESEVQRLIDIYGCRPRIILEKMGSC; from the coding sequence ATGGATTACAAGGTCAACTCGGCGGATGATAATAACATATTCATAGAGACAGAACCGTACCGGTGCCTGCTTGGAGCCATCAGCTCCATGAAGGATGTTAGGGGCGAGATACTGCATGTCGTCGGGGCGCCGGGGACAGGAAAATCAGCCAACATATACAGGGCCATCAGTGAGGCTGACCTGCACGTATATGAGGTTCCATGCAACCTTGAATCCGCGGACCTGAGTGCAGATGACGTTCTCCATCAGTTGGCGGATGGTATGAAGGAGGAGCTGGATGCGGATACAGTTACCGATATCTACCGTAGGTTCACAGAATTTGATGCTGTGCTCTTCGCCGACAGGTTCCATGACAGCCATGAATTCTCCAGTTTCACGGGTTTCAGCCAGTGGACTGCCAGGGGCAGCCTGGAGCCACTCAGGTTTTACTTTAAATGTATCGTGGAGTACCTGAGAAACAGGAGGATCCTCTCGGAGGTTAACATCATCTTTCAGACAGCATGGAGGTTCTACTTTCGCGGTAAAAAGTACGACCTCTTCACGGATATCCCGGTTATTTCATCTCTGCTTTTCCATACCCTTTCAATCCCCTTCAGGGCGATTAAAATAGATTATACGAGGGAGGAAACCTTAAATATTATAAGGGCCCACCTTGATGCTGATGAATCTGAGGTACAGAGACTGATTGACATCTACGGCTGCAGACCAAGGATTATACTGGAGAAGATGGGATCATGCTGA
- a CDS encoding 4Fe-4S single cluster domain-containing protein: MGKLRIGRFLISSNVNGPGRRFVIWFQGCPIRCRGCINPEFHDEDGGYTVETDHLVDIIRDLGDEIEGVTFTGGEPLIQAVELVKLAASVRSMGLTVVCFTGYEMDEILKGNIEGGLELLEFLDVLIDGPYVEEKSAPLLWRGSTNQRVHFLTERYAEFKERVHEGSKMEAEIKISGDCVCMTGTFDVEFWEELRRRLNDGG; encoded by the coding sequence ATGGGGAAATTGAGGATTGGCAGGTTTCTTATATCTTCAAACGTTAATGGTCCCGGGAGAAGGTTCGTCATATGGTTTCAGGGTTGCCCCATCCGCTGCAGAGGCTGCATAAACCCTGAATTTCATGATGAAGATGGCGGATATACCGTGGAAACTGACCACCTGGTTGACATTATCAGGGATCTGGGGGATGAAATAGAGGGGGTAACCTTCACCGGCGGCGAACCCCTTATCCAGGCAGTGGAGCTTGTGAAGCTTGCAGCGTCTGTCAGGTCAATGGGTCTTACAGTGGTATGCTTCACAGGATATGAGATGGATGAAATCCTTAAAGGGAACATAGAGGGCGGGCTCGAGCTCCTTGAATTTTTAGATGTGCTCATAGATGGCCCCTACGTTGAGGAGAAGAGTGCGCCGTTGCTCTGGCGTGGAAGCACGAATCAGAGGGTTCATTTTCTTACAGAACGCTATGCTGAATTTAAGGAAAGGGTTCATGAAGGTTCTAAGATGGAAGCCGAGATTAAAATAAGTGGAGACTGTGTTTGCATGACAGGAACTTTTGATGTTGAATTCTGGGAGGAACTCAGAAGGAGGTTAAATGATGGAGGTTAG
- a CDS encoding AAA family ATPase → MAVWQDNLRRLLNQKEVLIIHGNIRDTAYLTEEGNLVRGLTDLINRTGRELGYDKTVSWGSFFDHEGRGHSPMWSLEKITPLNGGEPEIRETESQDRVSDVLHRWLEEEITSIDEKKIFIINYIDKITAYAPDGMYSEPTAELVTLIQKIIENISENNRLIMIALRDTMIPVEYYTNSPRVAVMEIPLPDRAERHLYYSTTLSSTNISSDQIDLLSNITEGLYMKDLENILSDVLAELDENQEPSSSMLRKIVNRYRIGTEEDPWSGIPLTGPPKGLLDSAENWFLERVVGQDHAVREIVNAIKKARSGVVGLASGGQSKPKATFFFAGPTGVGKTFLAKKLAEYLFDTEEAFIRFDMSEFKEEHTVSKLIGSPPGYVGYDQGGQLTNAIKNRPFSVILFDEIEKAHPKIMDIFLQILDDGRLTDSRGQTVFFTESVIIFTSNIGTRTVDSMGNPTSEQRELDEIINDSGLSESERERRVREHFTGKVREFFMYEISRRELLNRIGSHIIAFNYLNKADSQVNIIENKLKDISENFRDKFAGRGYRLHFSPELTDYFLEGYGDSISEFGGRGLVNALEDEIGNIVADQLLMAEEMGMSDINFEVYLDGDVIRCRRS, encoded by the coding sequence ATGGCGGTATGGCAGGATAACCTCAGAAGACTGCTGAATCAGAAGGAGGTACTCATAATCCATGGAAACATAAGGGACACGGCCTATCTGACCGAGGAGGGGAACCTCGTTAGAGGCCTAACAGACCTTATCAACAGGACCGGCAGGGAACTTGGATACGATAAGACGGTGAGCTGGGGTTCATTCTTTGACCATGAAGGGAGGGGCCATTCCCCCATGTGGTCACTTGAAAAGATCACACCACTCAACGGGGGTGAACCCGAAATACGTGAAACCGAAAGCCAGGACAGGGTCAGCGACGTACTCCACAGATGGCTGGAGGAAGAAATAACCTCCATTGATGAAAAGAAGATATTTATTATAAACTACATCGACAAGATCACAGCCTACGCTCCAGATGGGATGTACTCTGAACCCACAGCAGAACTTGTGACACTCATCCAGAAGATAATAGAGAACATATCTGAAAACAACCGCCTCATAATGATCGCCCTCAGGGACACAATGATCCCGGTTGAGTACTATACCAACTCACCGCGGGTGGCAGTGATGGAGATACCCCTCCCTGACAGGGCAGAGAGGCACCTTTACTATTCCACGACCCTCTCATCAACTAACATCTCCTCTGATCAGATAGACCTCCTCTCAAACATCACGGAGGGCCTCTACATGAAGGACCTCGAAAACATCCTCAGCGACGTCCTTGCAGAACTTGATGAAAACCAGGAACCCTCATCTTCAATGCTGAGGAAGATAGTTAACAGGTACCGTATAGGGACTGAAGAGGATCCATGGAGCGGGATACCCCTCACAGGACCACCAAAGGGACTCCTGGATTCAGCAGAAAACTGGTTTCTGGAGAGGGTAGTAGGACAGGATCATGCAGTCAGGGAGATAGTGAATGCAATAAAAAAGGCGCGTTCGGGTGTCGTGGGCCTCGCATCAGGGGGACAGTCAAAACCAAAGGCAACCTTCTTCTTCGCAGGGCCCACAGGTGTCGGTAAAACATTCCTGGCTAAAAAACTGGCGGAATACCTGTTTGATACAGAGGAAGCCTTTATAAGATTTGATATGAGTGAATTCAAAGAAGAACACACAGTATCAAAGCTCATAGGTTCTCCTCCAGGCTATGTGGGATACGATCAGGGGGGCCAGCTCACCAACGCCATAAAGAACAGGCCATTCTCGGTCATCCTCTTTGATGAGATCGAAAAGGCCCACCCCAAGATAATGGACATATTCCTGCAGATCCTGGATGATGGACGCCTCACAGACAGCAGGGGCCAGACCGTCTTCTTCACAGAGAGCGTGATAATATTCACATCCAACATAGGAACCAGGACCGTGGACAGCATGGGAAACCCCACATCTGAACAGAGGGAACTTGATGAAATAATAAATGACAGTGGACTCTCTGAGTCTGAAAGAGAGAGAAGGGTGAGGGAACACTTCACAGGGAAGGTTAGAGAATTCTTCATGTATGAGATATCAAGAAGAGAACTCCTGAACAGGATAGGTTCCCATATAATTGCCTTCAATTACCTTAACAAGGCAGATTCCCAGGTGAACATAATTGAAAACAAACTCAAAGACATTTCAGAGAACTTCCGGGACAAATTCGCTGGCAGGGGCTACAGACTCCATTTCTCCCCCGAATTAACAGATTATTTCCTTGAAGGGTATGGTGATTCAATATCCGAGTTCGGGGGTAGAGGCCTTGTAAATGCCCTTGAAGATGAGATAGGGAACATAGTGGCTGATCAGCTGCTCATGGCAGAGGAGATGGGGATGTCGGATATAAATTTCGAGGTATACCTTGATGGGGATGTAATCAGATGTCGGAGATCATGA
- a CDS encoding NAD(P)/FAD-dependent oxidoreductase, producing the protein MTMEVDVLVIGAGPAGSTTAKHAALGGADVLLIDKKSEIGAPKRCAEGVSIGGLESLGIEPNPRWITKKLDGVRLVSPNGTDVWLTSDKVELPEAGYILERKVFDKYMAMDAARAGSRIMVKTIATGMERTDEGYLVSAECMGREFKIKARIVIAADGPESRVARWAGLNTATRPKDMESAAQFEMVGVEMEDNNCIEFYFGSVAPGGYAWIFPKGDDIANVGLGVLSTETDKSAYEHLLEFVESCPATRNAQPVELNIGGDPVGGMPKKLVTDSLMVVGDAAGQVNPLTGGGIISGMKGGMLAGRVAAAAISEGDVTAKRLSEYEKLCREELGDEIERYLKVKDYMLTLSDGELDSIAEAFQDVEFEKVSTTELVKKLIKVSPKALLKLGKLF; encoded by the coding sequence ATGACAATGGAAGTGGATGTGCTTGTAATCGGAGCCGGGCCAGCAGGTTCAACAACAGCTAAACATGCGGCCCTCGGCGGGGCCGATGTGCTCCTGATAGATAAGAAATCAGAGATAGGAGCCCCCAAGAGGTGTGCTGAGGGCGTATCCATAGGGGGCCTCGAGTCCCTGGGTATAGAGCCAAACCCGCGCTGGATCACAAAGAAACTCGACGGTGTCCGGCTGGTATCACCTAACGGCACAGACGTGTGGTTAACATCAGATAAGGTGGAGCTCCCTGAGGCCGGCTACATCCTTGAGAGGAAGGTCTTCGACAAGTACATGGCCATGGACGCTGCAAGGGCAGGGTCAAGGATAATGGTGAAGACCATTGCAACCGGCATGGAGAGGACAGATGAGGGCTACCTTGTAAGTGCCGAGTGCATGGGGAGGGAATTTAAGATAAAGGCCAGGATAGTCATCGCCGCAGACGGTCCGGAGTCAAGGGTTGCAAGGTGGGCCGGACTCAACACCGCCACGAGGCCAAAGGATATGGAGTCAGCGGCCCAGTTCGAGATGGTCGGTGTTGAGATGGAGGACAACAACTGTATAGAGTTCTACTTTGGAAGTGTTGCCCCTGGCGGCTACGCCTGGATATTCCCTAAGGGCGACGACATAGCCAATGTTGGTCTCGGGGTCCTTTCAACAGAGACCGATAAGAGCGCCTATGAGCACCTCCTTGAATTTGTTGAGTCATGCCCCGCCACCAGGAATGCCCAGCCAGTTGAACTCAACATTGGAGGAGACCCCGTCGGTGGCATGCCAAAGAAGCTTGTGACCGACAGCCTCATGGTTGTGGGTGACGCCGCTGGTCAGGTCAACCCCCTCACCGGTGGAGGTATAATAAGCGGAATGAAGGGTGGAATGCTGGCAGGAAGGGTTGCTGCTGCAGCCATCTCTGAGGGTGACGTGACTGCCAAGCGCCTCTCTGAGTATGAGAAGCTCTGCCGTGAGGAGCTCGGTGATGAGATAGAGAGGTACCTCAAGGTCAAGGACTACATGCTTACACTCAGCGACGGTGAACTCGACTCCATTGCAGAGGCCTTCCAGGACGTTGAATTTGAGAAGGTGAGCACCACCGAGCTTGTGAAGAAACTCATAAAGGTTTCACCCAAGGCACTCCTGAAACTGGGAAAGCTCTTCTAA